The nucleotide sequence GCCCAGTGAAAAGAACATCATCTACTAAAATAACCCGTTTGCCTTGCACCCATTGATTAGATAACCAATCCGGCAGATGAAATGTTCCCTCCAACGGATCTACGTGTAGAAACGGTTGTTGGTCATAAGCACTGACTGTCTTCTGTTGATCTCGTTCACTATGCCCTCGATCATCTCTAAAATCGGACACATCTAGTGAAAAACAAGGGACTTCCCAACTCTCGATCTGTGTCATTCGATTCGCCAGGCGCTTAGCAAGATACCATCCTCTTGTGCGGATACCGACGAATGCAAGATCCTCATTACTGCCAGAACGCTCTACAATTTCATGTGCAATACGGGACAAAGCCCGACGCATCGAATCAGGGTCATGCAATTGAATGTTTCCCATAATAAGCTCCCTTCTTCTCGCAGACATAAAAAACCACCCTAGGAGAACGCCTAGGGTGGTAATCTATATCTAGCACTACGCTAGCAACCTTAGTAGCGACATGCAAGATATAAACAAACCAATCTGCCGAACTCCTTACAAGCCTCACGGGACTTGTTTAAAGGAACAAAGTATGTCTTTAAGAGCGTAACAAATAACGGTTGATAGGTCAAGCGCGCAATTTTTTTGTCAAACACTCGCAAACCTACTAGTCACTCATAAACTTGCTTTTCGACGCGTGAGATCTGCTACTGTTGCTTCCAAAATCGGTGGCCATGGTGCATGAAACAAGAGCTCTTGACCCGATCGCGGATGAATGAATCCCAGTGTCTTTGCATGTAATGCCTGTCCAGACAGGCCTAGCGGATCACGTGAAGCATAGAGCGGATCACCCGCTACAGGATGTCCTATGTATGCCATGTGCACGCGAATTTGATGCGTTCTACCCGTTTCTAATCGCAATCTCACATGAGTATAGTTAATGTAACTATCTATGACTTGGAAATGGGTAATGGCACGTTTTCCATAACCATCGGGCATAACAGCCATCTGTTGACGCTTATGTGGATCACGAGCAAGCGGTGCATCGATCATGCCAGTTGAAGAACTCAAATGACCATGAACAATCGCTTCGTACAATCGTATTACAGAGTGCTCCTTAAACTGATTAGACAAACTGTGATGCGCAAGATCTGTTTTTGCAACGACAAGTAAACCACTCGTATCCTTATCGATTCGATGCACAATACCTGGTCGTAGTGCGCCGCCAATCCCTGACAAATGTTCAATATGTCCAAGCAACGCCCCAACTAATGTATTGCGCATATGCCCAGGAGCTGGATGCACAACCATTCCTCGCGGTTTATTGACAACAATCACATCTTCGTCTTCATAATAAATATCGAGCGGTATATCCTCAGGAATCACATCGATCGTAGCTAACGGAGGCACGTGAACAATAATTTGCTGATCTTTGGTAACCTTTGAACTCGCACGGACAACCTTACCATTTAGCGTGATATGCCCACCTTCAATGAATTGTTGCACTTGCGCGCGCGACCATGATCCTACCTCAGCTAGATAGCGGTCAATGCGTTCACCTGACACCTCAACATGAAAAGTCATCACATCGGCTTCCTGCACTATATCCTCGTCATCTACCGTCACATCATTGGTGTTTTCCATGATTACCCTCCTGTGCTCGCCCATCTGGATGTGTTGATCCCTCTTGATCGCGAGAACGCCATGCACGGAAAACGAGATAAATCACAGACACCACAATACAACTGTCTGCAAAATTAAATACGGGGTAGTGAATGGCTTCAAAATAAACGTAATCAATCACATACCCTAGGCGAATGCGGTCGATCAAATTCCCAATCGCACCACCTAATAAAAGCCCAAGTGCAATCTGTAAACGCATATTCCCTTTCGCATATCGCCTGTCAACGTAAATGATAACACCTATCACAATGAGCGCGACTACAATGAGTAAAGGCGTTTGATTCAATAAAATGCTAAAGGCAGCTCCACGATTTTGTACATAAAGCAACTCAAGAACACCCGGCCATATCGAAATGGAAGAGTTAACAGCCATATGCGTTGAAATAACCCACTTAATTGACTGATCGATCACTGCGACCAAAAAAGCTATCACATAGACCAAATATCCGCCCCCTTACTTACTTTGTATCGTACCATGAGCCACTGGCACAAACAAGCGATCGTAAAGTAAGCGATTCATACAACGCACTAAAACCACATTAGTCTGGCAATTGTTCTTTATACTGCATATTAGAAATTGCATCCATTTGATCTACATATCCATTTCCTTCTTCATAAAGTTCATCATCAATCACCGAGTCAGGATCGGGCCGAGCATTCATACGCGCAACACCTTGCCAGCTATCTTCTCCATCGAATCCAGTGTAATCTCTTCCATCCATATTGGTCCTAGAAAATCCGTTACGCAAAAACTCTTCCTCGATAGGTCGATCATGCATTGCAAGCGGATGCGATTGTTCATGCGCACACGCAATGCACAAAACAGCTGCAGGTTCTGCTTCTATACGCAGTAATTCAATTGCCTGTCCACATTGTTCACATGTTCCATATGTCCCTTCTTGCATTTTTGCAAGAGCGTAATTGACCTCTTCTAAACGGATCACATCATGCTCTCGCAAAGCGACATCTTTCTCTCGTTCAAACATCTCACTGCCAATATCAGCTGGATGTTGATCATATAGCGATAATTCACCAATACTGTCATTCATCGCAAGCTCCAACCCATATTGTTCAGAATCATCCAGACGCTGTTTAATCTGTTCTTGCTCACTGATAAGTGCTGCTCTTGCTGACTGATACTTATCCTTCACGGCATCATCTCTCCTTTTATCATATAATTTTCAATAATCTAGTTGTATATCACTATATCGTCGGAACGCGCAACTGCGCCTGTACAATGCGTACCACATCGGCAATATAGGATCCAATAAGCGGAATATTAAGCACAGCTAAACGTTGCATAATCACAATTAAGAGTGCTGCAATTAAGGTAAATCCCAATCCTATGCCAATACCACGTGCAAGACCGCCAATAAAATTGAGATAAAAGAGACGCCAAGGTTTTTGCAATAAGAGCACGTATGCTCCAAAATTTACTCGTTCAAAGTAGTCACTTAACTTTTCAACTGTACTCGTTGCTTGTGGGCGTCGAATCGGATCCATCTGATTCACCACTTTCTATTCACCGTGCACAAAATAGGATTCCCGATTGACCATAGAGTATGCTTCATATTATCTGAGCCAAACTGTCAAAGGATGTTCACGGCACGCTCTGTTAAACCCATTGTTTGTACGCATGTCTCGTGGGATAGTATTTAGAAGAGAAAGGGGTTGTCGCCATTGCGCAATCAACTTGTTCGCACTGCTGCAACCGCGTTAATCTGGATTGGATGTATTGAAGTGATAAGTAGTTTTGTCGCTAAACAAATGTATAACTATACACTTACATTTACACCCATCTTTATCATTCTTGGCATTGTAGGCATTATTGCTTTTATTATTTCTCGCTTTGTTTAAAAAAATAAAAACCGTATGCGAGTGCAGCAGTTGATATCTGCAACACTCGCATACGGTTTTAACATTTTACTACCTAAAGCCTAAAAGCCTAGACGAGTCCTTTTTGCACTAAGATCTCAGCACAACGAGGGCACACTTCAGGTACTCTTACATCCAATCCTATATCAGTACGT is from Sulfoacidibacillus ferrooxidans and encodes:
- the pyrR gene encoding bifunctional pyr operon transcriptional regulator/uracil phosphoribosyltransferase PyrR — encoded protein: MGNIQLHDPDSMRRALSRIAHEIVERSGSNEDLAFVGIRTRGWYLAKRLANRMTQIESWEVPCFSLDVSDFRDDRGHSERDQQKTVSAYDQQPFLHVDPLEGTFHLPDWLSNQWVQGKRVILVDDVLFTGRTVRAALDALSRYSRPAVIQLAVLIDRGHRELPIRPDYVGKNVPTAREERISVKMEEVDGEDSVWLHKSPVK
- a CDS encoding TraR/DksA C4-type zinc finger protein, with the protein product MKDKYQSARAALISEQEQIKQRLDDSEQYGLELAMNDSIGELSLYDQHPADIGSEMFEREKDVALREHDVIRLEEVNYALAKMQEGTYGTCEQCGQAIELLRIEAEPAAVLCIACAHEQSHPLAMHDRPIEEEFLRNGFSRTNMDGRDYTGFDGEDSWQGVARMNARPDPDSVIDDELYEEGNGYVDQMDAISNMQYKEQLPD
- a CDS encoding DUF5665 domain-containing protein; this encodes MDPIRRPQATSTVEKLSDYFERVNFGAYVLLLQKPWRLFYLNFIGGLARGIGIGLGFTLIAALLIVIMQRLAVLNIPLIGSYIADVVRIVQAQLRVPTI
- a CDS encoding RluA family pseudouridine synthase — encoded protein: MQEADVMTFHVEVSGERIDRYLAEVGSWSRAQVQQFIEGGHITLNGKVVRASSKVTKDQQIIVHVPPLATIDVIPEDIPLDIYYEDEDVIVVNKPRGMVVHPAPGHMRNTLVGALLGHIEHLSGIGGALRPGIVHRIDKDTSGLLVVAKTDLAHHSLSNQFKEHSVIRLYEAIVHGHLSSSTGMIDAPLARDPHKRQQMAVMPDGYGKRAITHFQVIDSYINYTHVRLRLETGRTHQIRVHMAYIGHPVAGDPLYASRDPLGLSGQALHAKTLGFIHPRSGQELLFHAPWPPILEATVADLTRRKASL
- the lspA gene encoding signal peptidase II yields the protein MIAFLVAVIDQSIKWVISTHMAVNSSISIWPGVLELLYVQNRGAAFSILLNQTPLLIVVALIVIGVIIYVDRRYAKGNMRLQIALGLLLGGAIGNLIDRIRLGYVIDYVYFEAIHYPVFNFADSCIVVSVIYLVFRAWRSRDQEGSTHPDGRAQEGNHGKHQ